One Deinococcus cellulosilyticus NBRC 106333 = KACC 11606 DNA segment encodes these proteins:
- a CDS encoding carbohydrate kinase family protein, with amino-acid sequence MTLARFVSAGEALTDLIQVEPGVWHSKAGGAGWNVARVVARLGLPAAFAGGISQDDFGEDLYQKSEAGGLDLRYLQRHPKAPLLAMVPETNPPRYFFVGNDSADLSFDPHLLPEGWWDAVATLHFGGISLTRDPLKTTLVKLAEQARELGKFISFDPNYRITMTAAYRPTFQRMVELSNLIKVSDEDLLGLLPECSEEEALNQIRAWNAEAWIMLTQGAKGAILMTPEGEIFEPAFKITVADTVGAGDASIGALNFSLMTHKDWGIEGHLRYALAAAAVNCTKAGAYAPTRAEIEALLEQ; translated from the coding sequence ATGACCCTTGCTCGATTTGTCAGTGCTGGTGAAGCGTTAACGGACCTCATTCAGGTGGAGCCTGGAGTCTGGCACTCCAAGGCCGGAGGGGCAGGCTGGAATGTGGCCCGTGTGGTGGCCCGACTCGGCCTTCCTGCAGCTTTTGCTGGAGGCATCTCTCAGGATGATTTTGGAGAAGATCTGTACCAGAAAAGTGAGGCGGGTGGTCTGGACCTGCGTTACCTGCAGCGCCATCCGAAAGCCCCTCTGCTGGCAATGGTGCCTGAAACCAACCCTCCCAGGTATTTTTTTGTGGGGAACGACAGTGCAGATCTGTCGTTCGATCCTCACCTGCTTCCCGAAGGCTGGTGGGATGCGGTGGCAACCTTGCACTTTGGGGGCATCTCCCTGACCCGGGACCCCCTGAAGACCACGCTGGTGAAACTGGCCGAGCAGGCCCGGGAGCTCGGGAAATTCATCAGTTTTGACCCGAATTACCGCATCACCATGACTGCCGCCTACCGTCCCACGTTTCAGCGCATGGTGGAACTCAGCAACCTGATCAAGGTGTCCGATGAGGATTTGCTTGGCCTCCTGCCAGAATGCAGCGAAGAAGAAGCCCTGAACCAGATTCGGGCCTGGAACGCAGAAGCCTGGATCATGCTGACCCAGGGAGCGAAGGGGGCCATCCTGATGACCCCAGAAGGTGAAATCTTTGAGCCTGCCTTCAAGATCACCGTGGCAGACACCGTGGGGGCCGGAGATGCCAGCATCGGTGCCCTGAACTTTTCCCTGATGACCCACAAGGACTGGGGGATCGAGGGCCACCTGAGATATGCCCTGGCAGCAGCAGCAGTGAATTGCACCAAAGCAGGAGCTTATGCTCCCACCAGAGCAGAAATTGAAGCCCTGCTGGAACAGTGA
- a CDS encoding nucleotide pyrophosphohydrolase → MSLTFKEASERVDRFIGQFKEGYFPPLLNLARMTEEVGEIARVISHQNGKKPKPGEEVGDLEMELADLMFVIICMANGQGLDLEKGFNRMMDKVEGRDQDRWTKKENS, encoded by the coding sequence ATGTCCCTCACTTTCAAAGAAGCCAGTGAACGCGTGGACCGTTTCATCGGTCAATTCAAAGAAGGTTATTTTCCGCCCCTCTTGAACCTTGCCCGCATGACCGAGGAGGTCGGGGAGATTGCCCGGGTGATTTCGCACCAGAATGGCAAGAAACCCAAGCCAGGGGAGGAGGTCGGCGATCTGGAGATGGAGCTTGCGGATTTGATGTTCGTGATCATCTGCATGGCGAACGGTCAAGGTTTAGACCTCGAAAAGGGCTTCAACCGAATGATGGATAAAGTGGAAGGCAGAGACCAAGACCGCTGGACCAAGAAGGAGAATTCATGA